From Mucilaginibacter rubeus, a single genomic window includes:
- a CDS encoding GNAT family N-acetyltransferase produces MSAIITRLATYKDIPELQELIALSVRGLSINYYSQQQIESAIKYIFGVDTQLVIDGTYYVAEIDGITVGCGGWSKRNTLYGGDQHKEIEDPLLDPEHDAARIRAFFVHPDYARRGIGSHIMKVCETAAQNNGFKSLQLGATLPGVPLYEAMGYKAIENIDQPMPDGVILPLVKMFKVL; encoded by the coding sequence ATGTCTGCAATTATTACCCGTTTAGCAACCTATAAAGATATACCCGAACTGCAGGAACTGATCGCCCTTTCGGTTCGTGGATTAAGCATTAATTATTATAGCCAGCAACAAATTGAAAGTGCTATTAAATACATTTTTGGAGTAGATACGCAGCTGGTTATTGATGGTACTTATTACGTTGCCGAAATAGATGGTATTACTGTTGGCTGCGGCGGCTGGAGTAAACGCAACACCCTTTATGGCGGCGATCAACACAAGGAAATTGAAGACCCGCTGCTTGACCCCGAACATGATGCTGCAAGGATCAGGGCATTTTTTGTTCATCCTGATTACGCCCGGAGGGGGATAGGAAGTCATATCATGAAGGTTTGTGAAACAGCCGCGCAGAACAATGGCTTTAAAAGCCTGCAATTGGGTGCTACATTGCCTGGTGTACCCCTTTATGAAGCCATGGGTTATAAAGCCATAGAAAATATTGATCAGCCGATGCCCGACGGTGTGATATTACCTTTGGTAAAGATGTTCAAAGTTTTATAG
- a CDS encoding NADH:flavin oxidoreductase/NADH oxidase, with product MSTLFSPLKIKNIELKNRVVVSPMCEYSSQDGFANDWHLVHLGSFATGGAAMIITEAIAVSPEGRITYADLGLYKDEHIEKLKQITDFIKAQGAVPGTQLAHAGRKASHQRPWDGGKQIPSDQPNGWQSVSASAVSFTESEEAPIALDKAGIEKVKADFKAAAVRAIAAGFQVIELHGAHGYLINQFLSPFSNQRTDEYGGSFENRIRLLLEIIEDIKQVWPEENLLFVRISATEWVEGGWTADDSVALAKILKDKGVDLVDCSTGGNIPNVKIPLIPGYQVEFAEKVKKESGILTGTVGLITKSDQANEIIKNERADLVFFAREMLRDPHFALRAAHELGEEIKWPVQYERAKWH from the coding sequence ATGTCTACACTTTTTTCTCCTCTGAAAATAAAGAACATCGAACTTAAGAACCGCGTCGTAGTATCACCTATGTGCGAATATTCAAGCCAGGACGGCTTTGCTAACGACTGGCACCTGGTACACCTTGGCAGTTTTGCTACCGGAGGTGCGGCAATGATCATTACCGAAGCCATTGCTGTATCGCCCGAAGGCCGTATTACCTATGCCGATCTGGGGCTATATAAAGACGAACACATCGAAAAGCTAAAACAGATCACCGATTTCATAAAAGCTCAGGGTGCTGTTCCTGGTACGCAGTTAGCTCATGCCGGTCGCAAGGCCAGTCATCAAAGGCCCTGGGATGGCGGTAAACAAATACCATCTGATCAGCCCAATGGTTGGCAAAGTGTTTCGGCAAGTGCCGTTTCTTTTACAGAAAGTGAAGAAGCTCCAATAGCGTTGGATAAGGCAGGTATTGAAAAAGTGAAAGCTGATTTTAAAGCCGCAGCTGTAAGGGCAATAGCCGCAGGTTTCCAGGTAATTGAACTGCATGGCGCCCATGGTTACCTGATCAACCAGTTTCTTTCGCCATTCAGCAATCAGCGTACCGACGAATATGGCGGCAGTTTTGAAAACCGGATCCGCTTACTGTTGGAGATCATCGAAGATATCAAGCAGGTATGGCCCGAAGAAAACCTGCTTTTTGTTCGCATTTCGGCAACTGAATGGGTTGAGGGCGGCTGGACTGCCGACGATTCGGTAGCATTGGCCAAAATTTTAAAAGATAAAGGCGTTGACCTTGTAGACTGCTCAACAGGCGGTAACATACCAAATGTTAAAATTCCATTAATACCAGGTTATCAAGTTGAATTTGCTGAGAAAGTTAAAAAAGAAAGCGGTATACTTACAGGTACCGTAGGTTTGATCACCAAATCGGACCAGGCCAATGAAATTATAAAAAATGAACGTGCCGATCTGGTGTTTTTTGCAAGAGAAATGCTCCGTGATCCGCATTTTGCCCTACGCGCGGCACACGAGCTTGGCGAAGAAATAAAATGGCCGGTACAATATGAGCGGGCCAAATGGCACTAA
- a CDS encoding OsmC family peroxiredoxin — MKRTANAHWNGTLQAGQGEITTQSTVLNKTQYSFKTRFADGIGTNPEELLAAAHAGCFTMAVGAALTQAGFTPNDLTTDAILDLDMQALEVTGILLQLKGAAIDGVSEEQFKEIAEGAKANCIISKALSVPITLEVTYA; from the coding sequence ATGAAACGTACAGCAAACGCACATTGGAACGGTACATTACAGGCTGGTCAGGGAGAAATCACTACCCAAAGCACTGTATTAAACAAAACCCAGTATTCATTTAAAACCCGCTTTGCCGATGGCATTGGCACCAACCCTGAAGAGTTATTGGCTGCTGCTCATGCAGGCTGTTTCACCATGGCTGTTGGCGCTGCTTTAACACAGGCAGGCTTCACTCCCAACGACCTAACTACTGATGCTATCCTTGATCTGGATATGCAGGCTTTAGAAGTAACAGGCATCCTTTTGCAATTAAAAGGAGCGGCAATTGACGGTGTGTCTGAAGAGCAGTTCAAAGAAATTGCAGAAGGCGCTAAAGCTAATTGCATTATTTCAAAAGCATTGAGCGTACCAATTACCTTAGAAGTTACTTACGCTTAA